In a genomic window of Flammeovirga agarivorans:
- a CDS encoding RNA recognition motif domain-containing protein, translated as MNIFVAKLNYETQEDSLRTLFESFGEVASAKIIFDRETERSKGFGFVEMPNDEEGMNAINQLNESELDGRTIVVKEARPRENNGGGRGGFNRGGGGYNRGGGYGGNQGGGYGRY; from the coding sequence ATGAATATCTTTGTAGCTAAGTTAAACTACGAAACTCAAGAAGATAGCTTGAGAACGTTGTTTGAAAGCTTTGGCGAAGTTGCCTCAGCAAAAATTATTTTTGATCGTGAAACAGAGCGTTCAAAAGGTTTCGGTTTTGTTGAAATGCCTAACGATGAGGAAGGTATGAACGCAATCAACCAATTAAACGAATCTGAATTAGACGGTAGAACAATTGTTGTTAAAGAGGCTCGTCCTAGAGAAAACAACGGTGGTGGCCGTGGTGGATTCAACCGTGGTGGTGGCGGATATAACCGTGGTGGCGGTTATGGCGGAAACCAAGGCGGTGGATACGGTAGATATTAA
- the yciA gene encoding acyl-CoA thioester hydrolase YciA translates to MEQEKQPQPKGELLLRTLAMPADTNANGDIFGGWIMSQMDIAGGILAKETALGRTVTVAVDGMTFHKPVAVGDAVCVYGEVVKLGRTSMKIHLEVWAKPLLKGHDFTHSYMVTEGMFVYVSIDDNKQPKAIPNSN, encoded by the coding sequence ATGGAACAAGAAAAACAACCACAACCAAAAGGAGAACTATTATTAAGGACACTTGCTATGCCAGCCGACACTAATGCCAATGGAGATATCTTTGGTGGGTGGATTATGTCACAAATGGATATTGCAGGAGGAATCTTAGCTAAAGAAACTGCCTTAGGCCGTACTGTAACGGTCGCTGTTGATGGCATGACTTTCCACAAGCCTGTAGCAGTAGGTGATGCTGTCTGTGTTTATGGAGAAGTTGTAAAACTGGGAAGAACATCGATGAAAATTCATCTAGAAGTATGGGCTAAGCCTTTATTAAAAGGACATGATTTCACACATAGTTATATGGTAACGGAAGGAATGTTTGTTTACGTTAGTATCGACGATAACAAACAACCTAAAGCTATTCCGAATAGTAACTAA
- a CDS encoding mechanosensitive ion channel family protein, whose product MKLIIALTFLLTSAFSYAQNRTVNEEKAEIYKEIQSLIVADSVYRSYLKEQIKRLDGMVASNKKEEPQMVLNGIPVKPFGDTLFFVHRKGHISAYNRAKAISDSLVNIASHHLFLIDTVELIEIEDHYQLVFNNNVIHTIDSMDAKLMQSSRIQIAKKRQKKLNEALHNKVYGQGKDAGLYALVGLIVLCIFIIIINKAYRFALNKVINKNWFKNIWVKNVRILTEENQLKFIKYLMMAIRLSLIFTLIYLYLPIVGQFSPPLQDISDRLLSYVIDPVKDIIKSALGFLPNLLKIIIILAFFHYLIEFIKIFADAIKSERLKLPGFYPDWVQPTMKIIKFMLYTFMVIMVFPLLPGAESNEFKGISVFVGVLLSIGSTSVITNAISGIVITYMRRFNIGDWIKAGDIMGEVVERSLFVTRLRTSKNEIVTIPNSKISESQTINYSQPINRYKLIIHTTVTIGYDVPWRKVHGMLKEAAELTDGLLAGEIPFVLQTSLDDFYVSYQLNAYTKQPEKMARIYSRLHQNIQDIFSREDVEIMSPHYRANRADDEITIPDFALMQDQKKNKAPKQDVDDNTPGINDAPEEQPPEDNDDK is encoded by the coding sequence ATGAAACTTATTATAGCCCTAACTTTCTTATTAACAAGTGCATTCTCGTATGCCCAAAATAGAACTGTCAATGAAGAGAAAGCTGAAATTTACAAAGAAATACAAAGTCTGATTGTCGCAGATTCTGTTTACAGATCCTATTTAAAAGAACAAATTAAAAGGTTGGATGGAATGGTTGCTTCTAATAAAAAAGAAGAACCACAAATGGTACTCAATGGTATACCTGTAAAACCATTTGGTGATACTTTATTCTTTGTACATCGAAAAGGACATATTTCAGCTTATAATAGAGCGAAGGCAATCAGTGATTCTTTGGTAAACATAGCATCACATCACTTATTTTTAATTGATACGGTGGAGTTAATAGAAATTGAAGATCATTATCAATTGGTCTTTAATAATAATGTGATCCATACTATAGACTCAATGGACGCAAAACTCATGCAATCATCAAGAATCCAGATTGCAAAAAAGCGTCAGAAGAAACTCAATGAAGCCTTGCATAATAAAGTGTACGGTCAGGGTAAAGATGCAGGATTATATGCTTTAGTAGGTTTGATTGTTCTATGTATTTTTATCATCATCATAAACAAGGCGTATCGATTTGCTTTAAATAAAGTAATCAATAAGAACTGGTTTAAGAATATTTGGGTAAAAAATGTCCGTATTCTTACGGAAGAAAATCAACTGAAGTTTATTAAGTATTTAATGATGGCGATTCGGCTTTCACTAATCTTTACCCTGATTTATTTATATCTACCTATTGTAGGTCAGTTTTCACCACCTTTACAAGATATATCAGATCGTTTATTAAGCTATGTGATTGATCCTGTTAAAGATATTATTAAATCAGCATTAGGTTTTCTTCCTAACTTGCTTAAGATTATCATCATCTTAGCCTTTTTCCATTACCTTATAGAGTTTATTAAGATCTTTGCTGATGCTATTAAAAGCGAACGATTAAAACTTCCAGGGTTTTACCCTGATTGGGTTCAGCCCACCATGAAGATCATCAAGTTTATGTTGTATACTTTTATGGTGATAATGGTTTTCCCACTTTTGCCTGGGGCAGAATCCAATGAATTTAAAGGGATTTCAGTCTTTGTAGGTGTGCTACTGTCTATTGGTTCAACTTCAGTAATTACTAACGCAATTTCGGGTATCGTAATTACGTATATGAGAAGGTTTAATATTGGAGATTGGATTAAAGCAGGAGATATAATGGGAGAAGTAGTTGAACGTTCATTGTTTGTGACAAGGTTGCGTACATCAAAAAATGAAATTGTGACCATACCAAATAGTAAGATTTCCGAATCTCAAACTATTAATTATTCTCAACCTATTAATCGATATAAATTAATCATTCATACCACAGTAACAATTGGTTATGATGTTCCATGGAGAAAAGTACATGGAATGTTAAAAGAAGCAGCAGAATTGACCGATGGTTTATTGGCTGGAGAAATTCCTTTCGTTTTACAGACATCTTTAGATGATTTTTATGTAAGTTACCAATTGAATGCATATACCAAGCAGCCAGAGAAAATGGCTAGGATCTACTCTCGATTACATCAAAATATTCAGGATATTTTCAGTAGAGAAGATGTTGAGATTATGTCGCCACATTATAGAGCCAATAGAGCAGATGATGAAATTACTATTCCTGATTTTGCACTTATGCAGGACCAGAAAAAAAATAAGGCTCCAAAACAAGATGTGGATGATAATACTCCAGGTATTAATGATGCACCAGAAGAACAACCTCCTGAAGATAATGATGATAAATAA
- the hemB gene encoding porphobilinogen synthase, which produces MLTRRPRRNRKSEGIRSMVKETILTVDDFIFPLFLIEGENHKEEVVSMPGIYRYTLDLLMNEIGECLDLGIKSFCLFPSLGDDKKDSMATEGHNPEGLYQVALSSIKEKYPEAVLMTDVAMDPYSSDGHDGIVRDGEIINDETLEVLGKMALAQAKAGADIIGPSDMMDGRIGYIREVLDDNGYTDVSIMSYSAKYASAFYGPFRDALDSAPKFGDKKTYQMDPANVKEALIEAELDFVEGADFLMVKPALSYLDVIKTLSENFDIPITAYNVSGEYAMLKAAAQNGWLENDKTMMEMLLSIKRAGASAILTYFAKEAAVLLKK; this is translated from the coding sequence ATGTTAACAAGAAGACCACGTAGAAATAGAAAATCAGAGGGCATTCGCTCAATGGTAAAAGAAACTATCTTAACGGTAGATGATTTTATTTTTCCTTTGTTCTTGATCGAAGGAGAAAATCACAAAGAAGAAGTTGTTTCAATGCCTGGTATCTACAGGTATACATTAGATCTTCTTATGAATGAGATTGGGGAGTGTTTGGATCTAGGGATCAAATCTTTCTGTCTATTCCCTTCTCTTGGTGATGACAAAAAAGACAGTATGGCAACCGAAGGTCATAACCCTGAAGGCCTTTACCAAGTCGCTTTAAGTTCTATTAAAGAGAAATACCCAGAAGCTGTACTGATGACTGATGTAGCTATGGATCCTTATAGTTCGGATGGTCATGACGGTATCGTTAGAGATGGTGAAATCATTAATGACGAAACGTTAGAAGTATTGGGTAAGATGGCATTGGCACAAGCAAAAGCGGGTGCTGATATTATTGGCCCTTCTGATATGATGGACGGTAGAATCGGTTACATCAGAGAAGTCTTAGACGATAATGGATATACTGATGTTTCCATTATGTCTTATTCAGCTAAGTATGCTTCGGCTTTCTATGGCCCATTCCGTGATGCACTAGATTCTGCACCAAAGTTTGGTGATAAGAAAACATATCAAATGGACCCTGCTAATGTAAAAGAAGCATTAATTGAGGCAGAGTTAGATTTTGTTGAAGGAGCAGATTTCTTAATGGTTAAACCTGCTTTATCCTACTTAGATGTTATCAAGACATTATCAGAGAATTTTGATATTCCAATTACAGCATATAATGTTTCTGGAGAATATGCAATGTTAAAAGCAGCAGCTCAGAACGGATGGTTGGAAAATGACAAGACCATGATGGAAATGTTATTGAGTATCAAACGAGCAGGGGCATCTGCGATCTTAACTTATTTCGCAAAAGAAGCAGCTGTACTTTTAAAAAAATAG
- a CDS encoding mechanosensitive ion channel family protein, giving the protein MRLPIIIILYLISCAIFCSAQSHTNKTKVLQEIESLIVADSLHRKYLQEQIKQLHQIINEEDEIGEVSYGIPVVPFNDTIFFVHHKEELSAYDRAHHIEDSIRFIVEHHLFLLDTVVITEFDDNYQLLFDGKVIHTIDSIDAKKMRSSRLKLARVRQKAINKTLHNQIYGQGKDAGIYALIGLVILFVLIFVINKVYKVLYEKVSHRKWLSYDWLKSISLFTEEDQVKLFRYLLLGVKYGLILMLIYLYLPIVGQFSPPLKDISNRLLSYVLSPINDIILSILVFLPNLMKIIITILFFVYLLKFIQLFADAVKEERIVINGFYPDWVPPTMKIIRFLLYTFMVIIIFPLLPGANSNEFKGISVFVGILLSIGSSTIITNWISGIVITYMRRFKIGDWVKAGDVIGEVVERSLFVTRLRSSKNEVITIPNSKISEAQTINYSQPIHKYKLIVHTSVTFGYEVPWRKVHQLLKEAAAKTNFLLKRDKTPFVLQKSLDDFYVTYQLNAYTRHPEKMFAIYSQLHQNIQDIFSREDIEVMSPHYRANREDNERTVPPSDQMLDDE; this is encoded by the coding sequence ATGAGATTACCCATTATAATCATTCTATATCTCATCTCTTGTGCTATTTTTTGTTCTGCTCAATCACACACCAATAAAACAAAAGTTCTTCAAGAAATAGAGAGTTTAATTGTTGCTGATTCATTACATAGAAAATATCTGCAAGAACAGATTAAGCAATTACATCAAATTATTAATGAAGAAGATGAAATAGGAGAGGTATCTTATGGTATTCCTGTTGTACCATTTAATGATACAATCTTCTTTGTCCACCATAAAGAGGAGCTTTCAGCTTATGATCGAGCCCATCATATCGAAGACTCAATAAGGTTTATCGTTGAGCACCACCTGTTTTTATTGGATACTGTGGTTATCACTGAATTTGATGATAACTACCAATTACTTTTCGATGGTAAGGTTATCCATACAATAGATTCTATTGATGCCAAAAAGATGCGTTCATCTCGTTTGAAGTTAGCAAGAGTAAGACAAAAGGCGATCAATAAGACCTTACACAATCAAATTTATGGTCAGGGTAAAGATGCAGGAATATATGCCTTAATAGGTTTAGTCATATTGTTTGTACTCATTTTTGTGATTAATAAAGTATACAAAGTATTGTATGAAAAGGTGTCCCATAGAAAGTGGTTGTCTTACGATTGGTTAAAGAGTATCTCATTATTTACAGAAGAAGATCAAGTAAAACTATTCCGTTATTTATTACTGGGTGTCAAATACGGATTGATATTAATGTTGATCTATTTGTATTTACCAATAGTCGGGCAATTTTCTCCACCACTAAAAGATATTTCCAATAGACTATTAAGTTATGTTCTTTCACCAATCAACGATATAATATTATCAATTTTAGTTTTCTTACCGAACTTGATGAAGATTATCATCACGATACTATTTTTTGTTTACCTACTTAAATTCATTCAACTGTTTGCTGATGCTGTGAAAGAAGAACGTATTGTTATCAATGGGTTTTACCCTGATTGGGTACCTCCAACAATGAAAATCATACGTTTCTTATTGTACACCTTTATGGTTATTATCATATTTCCATTACTCCCTGGAGCAAATTCCAATGAGTTCAAAGGGATTTCTGTATTTGTAGGTATCCTATTATCTATTGGTTCAAGTACAATCATTACCAATTGGATTTCAGGAATAGTGATCACTTACATGAGACGCTTTAAGATAGGTGACTGGGTAAAAGCAGGAGATGTAATCGGTGAAGTAGTTGAACGCTCTTTGTTTGTAACAAGGTTAAGATCATCTAAAAATGAAGTGATCACAATACCCAATAGTAAGATTTCGGAAGCTCAGACCATCAATTATTCTCAACCCATACATAAATACAAACTTATAGTACACACATCAGTAACTTTTGGTTATGAAGTGCCTTGGAGAAAAGTACATCAACTGTTAAAAGAAGCCGCAGCAAAGACGAACTTCTTATTGAAAAGAGATAAGACACCTTTTGTATTACAGAAATCACTAGATGATTTTTATGTGACATACCAACTAAATGCTTATACTCGTCACCCTGAAAAAATGTTTGCGATTTATTCTCAATTACATCAAAACATTCAAGATATTTTTAGTAGAGAAGATATAGAAGTGATGTCTCCTCATTATAGAGCTAATAGAGAAGACAATGAACGTACTGTACCTCCCTCTGATCAAATGTTAGACGATGAATAG